One genomic window of Micrococcus flavus includes the following:
- a CDS encoding MarR family winged helix-turn-helix transcriptional regulator, whose translation MSPRQPLPKDPIADARGQWERRGWTEEAAPMAAVTSIMRVQQILLARTQAALKPFGLTFARYELLALLSFSREGRQLMSRVGALLQVHPTSVTNAVDRLEAAGLVERQPHETDRRALVLALTPEGRRVAAEATAALNAEVFARTGFTEDDVTRLNEILTRFRAQAGDFEAEGA comes from the coding sequence ATGAGCCCCCGTCAGCCGTTGCCCAAGGACCCCATCGCGGACGCCCGCGGACAGTGGGAGCGCCGCGGCTGGACGGAGGAGGCCGCACCGATGGCCGCCGTCACCTCGATCATGCGCGTCCAGCAGATCCTCCTGGCCCGCACGCAGGCGGCACTCAAACCCTTCGGCCTCACCTTCGCGCGCTACGAGCTGCTGGCGCTGCTGAGCTTCTCCCGCGAGGGTCGGCAGCTCATGTCCCGCGTGGGCGCCCTGCTGCAGGTGCACCCCACGTCCGTGACCAACGCGGTGGACCGCCTCGAGGCTGCCGGCCTCGTGGAGCGCCAGCCGCACGAGACGGACCGCCGCGCCCTGGTCCTGGCCCTCACGCCGGAGGGGCGGCGCGTGGCCGCGGAGGCCACCGCCGCCCTCAACGCGGAGGTGTTCGCCCGGACCGGCTTCACGGAGGACGACGTCACCCGCCTCAACGAGATCCTCACGCGGTTCCGGGCGCAGGCCGGCGACTTCGAGGCCGAGGGCGCCTGA
- a CDS encoding YeiH family protein, translating to MSSHQTPAPGRAPRRLPGAGVCALLALACLGLATAVHPWAPALSPLLLAILAGVAWRNLAPVPAVLAPGVAFAAKPVLRAGIVLLGLQLALPDVLALGPGVLALVVAVVGLTFAAAVALGRALRLPEDLTLLVASGFSVCGAAAVAGADAVVRARREAAATAIGLVVLFGTSMIPLMPALAGATGLGERAAGLWIGASTHEVAQVVAAGGIVGAGALQVAVTVKLARVLMLAPVLAGLGWWRRRADARAVAGLGTGDGTALDAGAPASPGVARPPLVPWFVVGFVALMLVRSTGLVPPGVLDAAAWGQQLLLATAMVALGLGVDLREVARLGPRPLVLGAGTTAAALAVGGAGAALLG from the coding sequence GTGAGCTCCCACCAGACCCCCGCCCCCGGCCGCGCGCCGCGTCGCCTGCCGGGCGCGGGGGTCTGCGCGCTGCTCGCCTTGGCCTGCCTCGGCCTTGCGACGGCGGTGCACCCCTGGGCCCCCGCGCTCAGCCCGCTGCTGCTGGCCATCCTGGCGGGGGTGGCCTGGCGGAACCTGGCGCCCGTCCCGGCGGTCCTGGCCCCCGGCGTGGCGTTCGCGGCGAAGCCCGTGCTCCGTGCGGGCATCGTCCTGCTCGGCCTCCAGCTGGCGTTGCCGGACGTGCTGGCGCTCGGGCCGGGCGTGCTCGCCCTGGTGGTCGCCGTCGTCGGGCTGACGTTCGCCGCGGCCGTGGCCCTGGGGCGGGCGCTGCGACTCCCCGAGGACCTCACCCTGCTCGTGGCCTCCGGCTTCTCCGTCTGCGGTGCCGCCGCCGTCGCCGGGGCCGACGCCGTGGTGCGCGCCCGGCGCGAGGCGGCCGCCACCGCGATCGGGCTGGTGGTGCTGTTCGGCACCTCGATGATCCCGCTGATGCCCGCGCTCGCAGGGGCGACCGGACTCGGCGAGCGCGCGGCGGGCCTGTGGATCGGCGCGTCCACCCACGAGGTCGCCCAGGTGGTGGCGGCCGGCGGGATCGTGGGTGCCGGTGCGCTGCAGGTGGCGGTCACCGTGAAGCTCGCCCGCGTGCTGATGCTCGCCCCCGTCCTCGCGGGGCTGGGCTGGTGGCGGCGGCGCGCCGACGCACGCGCGGTGGCGGGCCTCGGCACCGGCGACGGCACGGCCCTCGACGCCGGCGCCCCCGCCTCCCCCGGCGTGGCGCGCCCGCCGCTCGTGCCGTGGTTCGTCGTCGGATTCGTGGCGCTGATGCTGGTGCGCTCCACGGGCCTGGTCCCGCCGGGAGTCCTGGACGCGGCGGCGTGGGGACAGCAGCTCCTCCTGGCCACGGCGATGGTGGCGTTGGGACTCGGCGTGGACCTGCGGGAGGTCGCGCGGCTGGGCCCCCGGCCGCTGGTCCTCGGCGCGGGGACGACGGCGGCGGCCCTCGCCGTCGGCGGGGCGGGGGCGGCGCTGCTCGGCTGA
- a CDS encoding SDR family NAD(P)-dependent oxidoreductase, translated as MDLQGASAIVTGGASGLGHATARRLAEAGAAVVVVDLPDREGETLRADAVASLGDRARFVTGDVTREETAEEAVAAALEAGPLRVLVNCAGVATPGKLVGREGPLSAEVLSRVLAINVVGTVTMMGRAAAAMREQELWGEDRGVIVNTASVAAFDGQIGQIAYAASKGAVHSVTLPAARELASSQIRVVTVAPGLMETPMMAGLPEAARESLATKTPHPARLGAPEDYALLVEQIVANPFLNGETIRLDGAVRLEPR; from the coding sequence ATGGATCTGCAAGGCGCCAGCGCGATCGTCACCGGAGGGGCCTCGGGCCTGGGCCACGCCACCGCGCGGCGCCTGGCGGAGGCGGGCGCCGCCGTCGTGGTGGTGGACCTGCCGGACCGTGAGGGGGAGACCCTGCGCGCGGACGCCGTGGCGTCCCTGGGGGACCGCGCCCGGTTCGTCACCGGGGACGTGACCCGGGAGGAGACCGCCGAGGAGGCCGTGGCCGCCGCCCTCGAGGCCGGACCGCTGCGCGTGCTCGTGAACTGCGCCGGCGTGGCCACCCCCGGCAAGCTCGTGGGTCGTGAGGGTCCGCTGTCCGCCGAGGTGCTCAGCCGCGTGCTCGCCATCAACGTGGTGGGCACCGTGACCATGATGGGCCGCGCCGCCGCTGCCATGAGGGAGCAGGAACTGTGGGGCGAGGATCGCGGCGTCATCGTCAACACCGCCTCGGTGGCCGCGTTCGACGGCCAGATCGGCCAGATCGCGTACGCCGCGTCCAAGGGTGCGGTGCACTCCGTGACCCTGCCCGCCGCCCGCGAGCTGGCCTCGTCGCAGATCCGCGTGGTGACCGTCGCCCCCGGCCTCATGGAGACCCCCATGATGGCCGGCCTGCCCGAGGCCGCCCGGGAGTCGCTGGCCACCAAGACCCCGCACCCCGCGCGGCTGGGCGCCCCCGAGGACTACGCCCTGCTCGTGGAGCAGATCGTGGCCAACCCCTTCCTCAACGGCGAGACCATCCGGCTCGACGGCGCCGTGCGCCTCGAGCCCCGCTGA
- a CDS encoding acyl-CoA dehydrogenase family protein → MTPSPETSLPDVDLFDLRSLLSPEEQERLAGIEAHLEGHVRPHLAEPWNTETLPMELLPGLADQGLGELDFLGASRLFQNLVHVAIARVDLSLSALVGIHNELNVGSIERFGTQEQKDRWVPALRRFEALGAFCLTEPDHGSDIAGGVETTATPDGDGWVLRGAKRWIGAGTVAAVALVWAKDTSDGEVKCFLVPTDAPGFSATKITGKLGLRIMQNADMVFDDVRLGPDGLLPGAGSFDATREMLRDSRAWVGWQGVGAQQGILRVLRDYSLSRTQFGKPLAKFQLVQAAIAQVAGNLAASTGLMMQIQRLQEDGTLDMVHAAAAKATSTRLARESAAVARDAMGGNGIVASYEMARFMGDVEAIYTYEGTHSINALIVGRALTGISAFV, encoded by the coding sequence ATGACCCCCTCCCCCGAGACGTCCCTGCCGGACGTCGACCTGTTCGACCTGCGCTCCCTCCTGTCCCCGGAGGAGCAGGAGCGGCTCGCGGGGATCGAGGCGCACCTCGAGGGGCACGTCCGCCCGCACCTGGCTGAGCCGTGGAACACGGAGACGCTGCCGATGGAGCTGCTGCCCGGTCTCGCGGACCAGGGGCTCGGCGAGCTCGACTTCCTGGGCGCCTCCCGGCTCTTCCAGAACCTCGTGCACGTGGCGATCGCCCGGGTGGACCTCTCCCTGTCCGCGCTCGTGGGCATCCACAACGAGCTCAATGTCGGCTCGATCGAGCGGTTCGGCACGCAGGAGCAGAAGGACCGCTGGGTCCCCGCCCTGCGCCGGTTCGAGGCGCTCGGGGCGTTCTGCCTCACCGAGCCGGACCACGGCTCGGACATCGCCGGCGGCGTCGAGACCACCGCCACCCCCGACGGCGACGGCTGGGTCCTCCGCGGCGCCAAGCGGTGGATCGGGGCCGGGACGGTGGCCGCCGTCGCGCTCGTGTGGGCGAAGGACACCTCCGACGGGGAGGTCAAGTGCTTCCTCGTCCCGACGGACGCCCCCGGCTTCTCCGCCACCAAGATCACGGGCAAGCTCGGCCTGCGCATCATGCAGAACGCGGACATGGTGTTCGACGACGTCCGCCTCGGCCCCGACGGCCTGCTCCCCGGGGCCGGCTCCTTCGACGCGACCCGCGAGATGCTGCGCGACTCCCGGGCCTGGGTGGGCTGGCAGGGCGTGGGCGCGCAGCAGGGCATCCTGCGCGTGCTGCGGGACTACTCGCTCAGCCGCACCCAGTTCGGCAAGCCCCTGGCGAAGTTCCAGCTGGTGCAGGCCGCGATCGCCCAGGTGGCCGGGAACCTGGCCGCCAGCACCGGCCTGATGATGCAGATCCAGCGGCTGCAGGAGGACGGCACGCTGGACATGGTCCACGCCGCCGCGGCCAAGGCCACCTCCACCCGCCTGGCGCGGGAGTCCGCCGCCGTCGCGCGGGACGCCATGGGCGGCAACGGGATCGTGGCCTCCTACGAGATGGCCCGCTTCATGGGCGACGTCGAGGCGATCTACACCTACGAGGGCACCCACAGCATCAACGCCCTGATCGTGGGGCGTGCGCTCACGGGGATCTCGGCGTTCGTCTGA
- a CDS encoding AMP-binding protein, with translation MTTASVTDRFRAARDLLVECQEDYERARAEFEWPRFEHFNFGFDWFDDLAARPDRADTPALIISDAGGGHLSRTFAELSASSNRAANWLREQGICAGDRVILMLDNQVELWELMLACIKLRVVMVPTTTQMTATDLADRVDRAEAAWVVASAENLAKFAGVGEGLRLVHVPGVASEGAARIALEVAGHTVLSYDDAAAASPDLAPDAPTPADETLLLYFTSGTTSKPKLVEHTHTSYPVGHLTTVYWIGLEPGDVHPNVASPGWAKHAWSNFFAPWIAEATIFVHNARKFDPVALMADMDEFGVTSMCAPPTVWRMLIKADLSLLKTPPKKTISAGEPLNAEVIDQVHRAWGTTIRDGFGMTETTLQVANTPGQKLVIGSMGRALPGMDVVLIDPLTGEEAAEGEICLRLEPRPVGLLTSSFGNPEKTDEVFRDGVFHTGDIASQDANGVLTYVGRAEDVFTSSDDKISPFELESVLVQHPAVVEAAIVPTPDELRLAVPKAFVTLAAAYEPTAETARDILQHALDQLPPYKRVRRIEFLELPKTISGKIRRVELRRAEVSRAETGEAPEGFGTEFLEEDLDLRR, from the coding sequence ATGACCACCGCTTCCGTGACCGACCGGTTCCGCGCCGCGCGCGACCTGCTCGTCGAGTGCCAGGAGGACTATGAGCGCGCCCGCGCCGAGTTCGAGTGGCCGCGCTTCGAGCACTTCAACTTCGGCTTCGACTGGTTCGACGACCTCGCCGCCCGCCCGGACCGTGCGGACACCCCGGCACTGATCATCTCCGACGCCGGGGGCGGCCACCTCTCCCGCACGTTCGCCGAGCTCTCGGCCTCCTCCAACCGCGCCGCGAACTGGCTGCGGGAGCAGGGGATCTGCGCCGGGGATCGCGTGATCCTCATGCTGGACAACCAGGTGGAGCTGTGGGAGCTGATGCTCGCGTGCATCAAGCTGCGCGTGGTGATGGTCCCCACCACCACGCAGATGACCGCCACGGACCTCGCGGACCGTGTGGACCGGGCCGAGGCGGCCTGGGTGGTGGCCTCCGCCGAGAACCTCGCCAAGTTCGCCGGGGTGGGCGAGGGCCTGCGCCTCGTGCACGTCCCCGGCGTCGCGTCCGAGGGCGCCGCCCGCATCGCCCTCGAGGTCGCCGGCCACACCGTGCTCTCCTACGACGACGCCGCGGCCGCCTCCCCCGACCTCGCCCCGGACGCCCCCACGCCGGCCGACGAGACCCTGCTGCTGTACTTCACCTCCGGCACCACTTCGAAGCCGAAGCTCGTGGAGCACACCCACACCTCCTACCCCGTGGGCCACCTGACCACCGTGTACTGGATCGGGCTGGAGCCGGGCGACGTCCACCCCAACGTGGCCTCCCCCGGCTGGGCCAAGCACGCGTGGTCCAACTTCTTCGCCCCGTGGATCGCGGAGGCCACGATCTTCGTGCACAACGCCCGCAAGTTCGACCCGGTCGCCCTGATGGCGGACATGGACGAGTTCGGCGTGACCTCGATGTGCGCCCCGCCCACGGTGTGGCGGATGCTCATCAAGGCGGACCTGTCCCTCCTGAAGACCCCGCCGAAGAAGACGATCTCCGCCGGCGAGCCGCTCAACGCCGAGGTGATCGACCAGGTCCACCGGGCATGGGGCACCACCATCCGGGACGGCTTCGGCATGACGGAGACCACCCTGCAGGTGGCCAACACCCCCGGCCAGAAGCTCGTGATCGGCTCGATGGGCCGCGCCCTGCCCGGCATGGACGTGGTGCTGATCGACCCGCTCACCGGCGAGGAGGCGGCCGAGGGCGAGATCTGCCTGCGGCTCGAGCCCCGTCCCGTGGGCTTGCTCACGTCCTCCTTCGGCAACCCGGAGAAGACCGACGAGGTGTTCCGGGACGGGGTGTTCCACACCGGGGACATCGCGTCGCAGGACGCGAACGGCGTGCTCACGTACGTGGGTCGCGCGGAAGACGTCTTCACGTCCTCCGACGACAAGATCAGCCCGTTCGAGCTGGAGTCGGTCCTGGTCCAGCACCCCGCGGTCGTCGAGGCGGCGATCGTCCCGACCCCGGACGAGCTGCGCCTGGCCGTGCCGAAGGCGTTCGTGACCCTCGCGGCCGCCTACGAGCCCACCGCGGAGACGGCGCGGGACATCCTGCAGCACGCCCTCGACCAGCTGCCGCCCTACAAGCGGGTCCGCCGCATCGAGTTCCTGGAGCTGCCGAAGACCATCTCCGGCAAGATCCGCCGGGTGGAGCTGCGTCGGGCGGAGGTCTCCCGGGCCGAGACCGGAGAGGCGCCCGAGGGCTTCGGCACGGAGTTCCTGGAGGAGGACCTGGACCTGAGGCGGTGA